The following are encoded together in the Humulus lupulus chromosome 5, drHumLupu1.1, whole genome shotgun sequence genome:
- the LOC133779135 gene encoding uncharacterized protein LOC133779135, translated as MRKKQLPHTCSRRGYARTMDDMSRESSKPVTRVQAFLKTHTKKNGEPVNAQAAEVIEKLQVLANEKPDSCTTQNTVQDALTIIFGPDKNGRSLANGRGVTNTKLAILRSI; from the exons atgaggaagaaacAACTCCCACATACATGCAGCAggagaggatatgctcgaacaatggatgacatg AGTAGGGAAAGCTCAAAACCTGTAACAAGAGTTCAAGCTTTCTTAAAGACACACacaaagaagaatggtgaacctgtgaATGCACAAGCTGCTGAAGTTATT GAGAAGCTACAAGTTCTTGCAAATGAAAAACCAGATTCATGCACAACACAGAATACTGTACAAGATGCTCTCACTATCATATTTGGTCCTGACAAGAATGGTAGATCATTAGCTAATGGGAGGGGAGTAACTAATACAAAGTTAGCTATTCTAAGA TCAATCTGA
- the LOC133779134 gene encoding uncharacterized protein LOC133779134 — protein sequence MVESNYGFPNKIICPCKKCRNLNHHCVDDVFEHLVITGMDPTYRIWVHHGEQPIDTQVDEVSNDMDAFDLYTTASMDDVDNNIGCGGGEDDEFVNEDLQKKLEDAETPLYEGCEKYTKLSSIVGLYRLKNLNGWTDKIFTRLLELLCDMFPKNNVLPDSMYSVRKFLRNFDLKYEKIDACINDCCLFRKEKAKMDVCPKCSVSRWKVDKHTKNVKVGEAAKVLRYFPIIPRVKRLFRSKEMAENLRWHFTHKSIDGKMRHPVDTPVWDSINERWPEFNLEPRNLRLGLAADGINPYKSLSSTYSCWPVMLVIYNLPPWLCMRDENTFLSLLIPGRKQPGNDIDIYLEPLIEDLNKLWNNGVHTYDAFDKSFFNLKAMLLWTINDFPAYGNLAGCTTKGKTACPICGNNTCATRLKHSKKISYQNTRRFLPFDHPYRSKKAWFNGATKERGPPKVLSGSEIVEELNQITNDFGKNMNPKKRSRDNKVEGMWKKKSIFFNLPYWEVLLVRHNLDVMHIEKNVCDSIISTLLGLNGKSKDHLNARLDLKDLGIKKALHPVEKDGIIRLPAASYTLSRSEKTMFCQRLFDLKLPDGYSSNISNCVVVEERKLMGLKSHDFHVLMQQLLVVAIRGLMEDGPREAIIRLSKFFNGLCQHVVDVKEIIELEAEVVETICSFIGRNEYNDSDVILEGRPLHRGVTVTLNDKDLASAHRYFSTAEFDAMLSRLAHGPRKAVISYKGYVINGQRFHTKDAERTTQNSGVYMEATTMCRSSAKDDAQLADVVGYYGLINQIILLDYYSFHIPLFRCNWAHVGKGVKKVDWYNMETRKKKQDGSVVNEKDGGLVNEKEVGSPSTQVHLQPGALKAIVAEKRRQLAAKFGKLAEKKKSKLRFASSTKVVMDSPPASKRSYEAAFGINPTNEDDNEDENMSPQRATALGKTQATSPFHNLNKTRRSLRHFVDNDFEDDFNTPQKNSETMMNESPKSRLIRPSTKGSPAANTRSSHRQSIAHEEDVPLNNNQEEFLVNSTEHVTQNKRKRGPTKLKEDKL from the exons ATGGTAGAAAGCAATTATGGTTTTCCAAATAAAATTATCTGTCCTTGTAAGAAGTGTCGAAACTTAAATCATCATTGTGTTGATGATGTTTTTGAGCACTTAGTTATAACCGGAATGGATCCAACTTATCGTATTTGGGTTCACCATGGAGAGCAACCCATTGATACTCAAGTTGACGAAGTTTCGAATGATATGGATGCATTTGATTTATACACGACTGCTTCCATGGATGATGTGGACAATAATATAGGTTGTGGAGGTGGTGAAGATGATGAATTTGTTAACGAAGATCTTCAAAAGAAGTTGGAGGATGCGGAAACTCCTTTATATGAAGGGTGTGAGAAATACACAAAACTTTCATCAATTGTAGGTTTATATAGGTTGAAGAATCTGAATGGTTGGACAGACAAAATTTTTACTAGACTATTAGAACTCCTTTGTGATATGTTTCCCAAAAACAATGTACTTCCTGATTCCATGTACTCAGTTaggaaatttttgagaaatttcgaTTTGAAATATGAAAAGATTGATGCTTGTATTAATGATTGTTGCTTATTTAGAAAGGAGAAGGCTAAAATGGATGTTTGTCCAAAGTGTAGTGTTTCTAGATGGAAAGTTGATAAACACACAAAGAATGTTAAAGTTGGTGAGGCTGCCAAAGTTTTGAGGTATTTTCCGATAATACCCCGAGTGAAAAGATTGTTTAGATCAAAAGAAATGGCTGAAAACTTAAGGTGGCATTTCACTCATAAAAGTATTGATGGGAAGATGCGACATCCAGTGGATACACCTGTTTGGGATTCCATTAATGAAAGATGGCCAGAGTTTAATCTTGAACCACGCAACCTTAGGCTCGGACTAGCTGCTGATGGAATTAACCCCTATAAAAGTCTAAGCTCCACTTATAGTTGTTGGCCAGTGATGCTTGTTATCTATAATTTaccaccttggttgtgcatgagggACGAAAATACATTTTTGTCATTATTGATTCCAGGTCGTAAACAACCTGGAAACgatattgatatttatttggagcCTCTTATTGAAGACTTAAACAAATTGTGGAATAATGGAGTGCATACTTATGATGCATTCGACAAAAGCTTCTTCAATTTGAAGGCAATGTTGTTGTGGACAATAAACGATTTTCCTGCATATGGAAATCTTGCTGGGTGTACAACAAAAGGCAAGACAGCTTGCCCGATTTGTGGTAATAATACATGTGCAACTAGGCTGAAACATAGTAAAAAAATTTCATACCAAAATACTAGGAGATTTCTCCCGTTTGATCATCCATATCGGTCTAAGAAAGCATGGTTCAATGGAGCTACAAAAGAAAGAGGCCCCCCTAAAGTTTTGAGTGGTAGTGAAATTGTTGAAGAACTAAATCAAATTACCAACGATTTTGGAAAaaatatgaatcccaaaaaaaggAGTCGAGATAATAAGGTGGAAGGAAtgtggaagaagaaatctatatTTTTCAATCTACCATATTGGGag GTTTTGTTAGTTCGTCATAATTTGGATGttatgcatatagaaaaaaatgtgtgtgatagtatTATTAGCACATTGTTGGGCTTGAATGGAAAATCCAAAGATCATCTTAATGCTCGATTGGATTTAAAGGATTTGGGTATCAAGAAGGCCTTGCATCCGGTGGAGAAAGATGGGATTATACGACTTCCAGCAGCATCTTACACACTTTCTAGATCAGAGAAGACAATGTTTTGCCAAAGGTTATTTGATTTAAAGTTACCTGATGGTTATAGCTCAAACATTAGTAACTGTGTAGTAGTTGAGGAACGTAAGTTGATGGGGCTTAAGTCTCATGATTTCCATGTCTTAATGCAACAATTGCTGGTAGTGGCCATTCGAGGATTGATGGAGGATGGTCCAAGAGAGGCAATTATAAGACTTAGCAAATTTTTTAATGGATTATGCCAACATGTGGTTGACGTAAAAGAAATCATAGAATTGGAAGCAGAAGTAGTTGAAACAATTT GTTCCTTCATTGGACGTAACGAATATAATGATAGTGATGTGATACTTGAAGGTCGTCCACTTCATCGTGGTGTAACTGTTACACTAAATGATAAGGATCTAGCTAGTGCACATCGCTAT TTTTCTACTGCAGAATTTGATGCTATGTTATCAAGATTAGCACATGGTCCTCGTAAAGCAGTCATATCCTATAAGGGATATGTTATTAATGGGCAGCGATTTCATACTAAGGATGCAGAGAGAacgacacaaaatagtggtgtttaTATGGAAGCAACAACAATGTGTAGATCTAGTGCTAAAGATGATGCACAATTGGCTGATGTTGTAGGATATTATGGGTTAATTAATCAGATTATACTCTTGGACTATTACagttttcatatccctttatttaGGTGCAATTGGGCACATGTTGGCAAGGGTGTAAAGAAGGTTGATTG GTACAATATGGAGACTAGAAAAAAGAAGCAGGATGGAAGTGTAGTCAATGAAAAGGATGGAGGTTTGGTCAATGAAAAGGAGGTTGGATCACCTTCAACTCAAGTTCACTTGCAACCTGGTGCTTTGAAAGCAATTGTGGCAGAAAAGAGGAGGCAATTAGCAGCTAAGTTTGGAAAGTTGGCAGAGAAGAAGAAATCGAAGCTTCGTTTTGCATCCTCTACTAAAGTTGTAATGGATTCACCACCTGCATCTAAAAGATCTTATGAAGCAGCGTTTGGTATAAATCCAACAAATGAGGATGACAACGAAGATGAAAACATGTCCCCACAACGAGCAACTGCGTTAGGTAAAACCCAAGCAACATCTCCATTCCACAACCTGAACAAAACAAGAAGATCTCTGCGCCATTTTGTTGACAATGATTTTGAAGATGATTTTAACACTCCACAAAAGAATTCAGAAACTATGATGAACGAGTCACCCAAGTCTAGGTTGATTAGGCCATCAACCAAAGGTTCTCCTGCTGCTAATACAAGGTCCTCCCATCGCCAATCTATTGCTCATGAAGAAGATGTGCCTCTCAATAATAATCAGGAAGAATTTCTAGTTAACTCTACAGAGCATGTCactcaaaacaaaagaaaaagaggcCCAACAAAGCTGAAAG AGGACAAGCTGTAG